From Camelus ferus isolate YT-003-E chromosome 18, BCGSAC_Cfer_1.0, whole genome shotgun sequence, one genomic window encodes:
- the IQCE gene encoding IQ domain-containing protein E isoform X4, whose translation MAAGARRARGLALRLRRAAGGAREADGRARSARGRSGSAAAMSLGTGEPASETGDDSLSAITFDSDPEKLSAKAKRRSFHKPPPTSPKSPYHSKPRKVASWRALRTAASMPLGSRMSLTPQKLWLGSSRQGSVPGTPIHREKEDMYDEIIELKKSLHMQKSDVDLMRTKLRRLEEENSRKDRQIEQLLDPSRGPDFVRTLAEKRPDTGWVINGLKQRILKLEQQCKEKDSTINKLQTDMKTTNLEEMRIAMETYYEEIHRLQTLLASSETTGKKPPVEKKIGLKKQKKMSSAFLSLSRSVQELTEENQSLKEDLDRMLSNSPTISKIKDYVEWSKPRLLRRIAELEKKMSSMESLKSHASEVVRSNPPAHSASSSVGPRQMRLDRPDRQEEGERLRGAVKSLKGERNALHTQLQERDLEVKQLLQTKADLQKELENMKEGEKERKEREEALREEIRALTKKFRELEEMKNEEEDDRVEMTPETQEEPRPPSPTVRPSQLDSEPGPGPDSDWREGGPSRPPSACSAGRRDAAARLLQSRWQVYRRQKNKAVLSEAATVLQAAFRGHLARAKLLSSRACGSHPPSVPSPPSQASPSPHVLSPVVQAGGDPGQEEAITTIQSVFRAHLARARHSATGQRATAAACTDRSAWAPHSEPLSSPLPAASPGDFISFRISCQEDSEGSSGEPTEGPAPEHEAPRGPGKPAAPPPGPAEPSPSGLQPAMPPPAEEVNSDDSDEVVLAPALPTRKTASPPLTW comes from the exons ATGGCAGCGGGGGCGCGGCGGGCGCGCGGGCTGGCCCTGAGGCTGCGGCGGGCGGCCGGCGGAGCCCGGGAAGCGGACGGCCGCGCCCGCAGCGCCCGGGGGCGATCGGGCAGCGCCGCCGCCATGTCGCTGGGCACCGGGGAGCCGGCCTCGGAGACG GGAGATGACAGTCTGTCTGCGATCACCTTTGACTCTGACCCTGAGAAGCTGAGTGCG AAAGCAAAGAGGAGAAGTTTCCACAAGCCTCCGCCCACATCGCCGA AGTCACCTTATCACTCTAAGCCGAGAAAAGTGGCCTCCTGGAGAGCTCTGAGGACAGCAGCGAGCATGCCCCTCGGCAGCAGAATGTCCTTGACCCCCCAGAAGCTGTGGCTGGGAAGCTCCAGGCAAG GCTCCGTCCCTGGGACCCCCATCCACAGAGAGAAGGAGGACATGTACGATGAGATCATCGAGCTGAAGAAG TCATTACACATGCAGAAGAGTGATGTGGATCTGATGAGAACAAAGCTTCGGCGCTTAGAAGAGGAAAACAGCCGAAAGGACCGGCAGATAGAACAGCTCTTGGATCCGTCCCGA GGCCCGGATTTTGTTCGGACTCTGGCAGAGAAAAGGCCTGACACTGGCTGG GTGATCAACGGGCTGAAGCAGCGGATTCTCAAGCTGGAGCAGCAGTGCAAGGAGAAGGACAGCACCATCAA CAAACTGCAGACTGACATGAAGACCACCAACTTGGAGGAGATGAGGATCGCCATGGAGACGTATTACGAGGAG ATTCATCGTCTCCAGACTCTCCTGGCAAGTTCTGAAACGACAGGAAAGAA GCCTCCGGTGGAGAAGAAAATCGgccttaaaaagcagaaaaaaatgagcagTGCCTTCCTGAGCTTGTCCCGCAGCGTCCAGGAGCTCACGGAGGAGAACCAGAGCCTGAAGGAAGACCTGGACCGCATGCTGAGCAACTCCCCCACCATCTCCAAGATAAAGG ATTACGTGGAGTGGAGTAAGCCCCGGCTGCTCCGGCGGATCGCAGAGCTGGAGAAA AAAATGAGTTCGATGGAAAGCCTCAAATCCCACGCCTCAGAGGTGGTCAGGTCCAACCCTCCTGCTCACTCCGCGTCCAGCTCCGTGGGGCCCCGGCAGATGCGCCTGGACCGGCCAGACCGGCAGGAGGAGGGCGAGCGTCTGCGGGGGGCGGTGAAGAGCCTGAAAGGCGAGCGGAATGCCCTGCACACCCAGCTGCAGGAAAGGGA TCTGGAAGTGAAGCAGCTCCTGCAGACAAAGGCGGATCTGCAGAAGGAGCTGGAAAACATGAAGGAgggtgagaaggagagaaaagagagagaggaggctttGAG AGAAGAAATTCGAGCACTCACCAAGAAGTTTCGAGAattggaagaaatgaagaatgaagagGAAGATGACCGCGTGGAAATGACTCCTGAG ACCCAGGAAGAACCCCGGCCCCCAAGCCCCACCGTCAGACCCTCCCAGCTGGACTCGGAGCCGGGCCCGGGGCCCGACAGTGACTGGAGAGAGGGTGGCCCCTCCCGGCCACCCTCTGCCTGCTCTGCGGGGAGGAGAGACGCCGCGGCCCGGCTCCTGCAGAGCCGGTGGCAGGTGTACCGGCGCCAG aaaaataaggcTGTTCTGAGTGAG gcAGCTACCGTGCTGCAGGCGGCTTTCCGGGGGCACCTAGCGCGGGCGAAGCTGCTATCGAGCAGAGCGTGCGGCTCGCATCCCCCCAGCGTGCCAAGCCCTCCCAGCCAG GCCTCCCCCTCGCCCCACGTTCTGAGCCCCGTCGTCCAGGCCGGGGGTGACCCGGGGCAAGAGGaggccatcaccaccatccagtcCGTCTTCCGGGCACACCTGGCACGGGCCAGGCACAG TGCCACCGGTCAGAGAGCCACCGCTGCAGCGTGCACGGACAGATCTGCCTGGGCCCCGCACAGCGAACCCCtgtcctcacccctccctgcagCTTCTCCtggtgatttcatttcatttcggATTTCGT GTCAGGAAGACAGCGAGGGGAGCAGCGGGGAGCCGACGGAGGGGCCAGCTCCCGAGCATGAAGcacccaggggcccagggaagcCGGCAGCCCCGCCACCCGGCCCCG CGGAGCCCTCTCCCTCAGGGCTGCAGCCCGCCATGCCTCCACCCGCGGAGGAAGTGAACTCGGACGACTCGGACGAGGTCGTCTTGGCGCCGGCTCTGCCCACGAGGAAAACTGCCTCCCCGCCCCTCACGTGGTGA
- the IQCE gene encoding IQ domain-containing protein E isoform X3, protein MAAGARRARGLALRLRRAAGGAREADGRARSARGRSGSAAAMSLGTGEPASETGDDSLSAITFDSDPEKLSAKAKRRSFHKPPPTSPKSPYHSKPRKVASWRALRTAASMPLGSRMSLTPQKLWLGSSRQGSLTQALRSDLTLERAWTTPPSSTPDYLTEAVRMRRSNLRRSASHGSVPGTPIHREKEDMYDEIIELKKSLHMQKSDVDLMRTKLRRLEEENSRKDRQIEQLLDPSRGPDFVRTLAEKRPDTGWVINGLKQRILKLEQQCKEKDSTINKLQTDMKTTNLEEMRIAMETYYEEIHRLQTLLASSETTGKKPPVEKKIGLKKQKKMSSAFLSLSRSVQELTEENQSLKEDLDRMLSNSPTISKIKDYVEWSKPRLLRRIAELEKKMSSMESLKSHASEVVRSNPPAHSASSSVGPRQMRLDRPDRQEEGERLRGAVKSLKGERNALHTQLQEREEEIRALTKKFRELEEMKNEEEDDRVEMTPETQEEPRPPSPTVRPSQLDSEPGPGPDSDWREGGPSRPPSACSAGRRDAAARLLQSRWQVYRRQKNKAVLSEAATVLQAAFRGHLARAKLLSSRACGSHPPSVPSPPSQASPSPHVLSPVVQAGGDPGQEEAITTIQSVFRAHLARARHSATGQRATAAACTDRSAWAPHSEPLSSPLPAASPGDFISFRISCQEDSEGSSGEPTEGPAPEHEAPRGPGKPAAPPPGPAEPSPSGLQPAMPPPAEEVNSDDSDEVVLAPALPTRKTASPPLTW, encoded by the exons ATGGCAGCGGGGGCGCGGCGGGCGCGCGGGCTGGCCCTGAGGCTGCGGCGGGCGGCCGGCGGAGCCCGGGAAGCGGACGGCCGCGCCCGCAGCGCCCGGGGGCGATCGGGCAGCGCCGCCGCCATGTCGCTGGGCACCGGGGAGCCGGCCTCGGAGACG GGAGATGACAGTCTGTCTGCGATCACCTTTGACTCTGACCCTGAGAAGCTGAGTGCG AAAGCAAAGAGGAGAAGTTTCCACAAGCCTCCGCCCACATCGCCGA AGTCACCTTATCACTCTAAGCCGAGAAAAGTGGCCTCCTGGAGAGCTCTGAGGACAGCAGCGAGCATGCCCCTCGGCAGCAGAATGTCCTTGACCCCCCAGAAGCTGTGGCTGGGAAGCTCCAGGCAAG GAAGTCTGACCCAAGCCCTGAGATCAGACCTCACCTTGGAGCGTGCGTGGACCACCCCCCCCAGCAGCACCCCCGACTATCTGACAGAAGCCGTAAGAATGAGGAGGTCAAATCTCAGGCGTTCTGCCAGCCACG GCTCCGTCCCTGGGACCCCCATCCACAGAGAGAAGGAGGACATGTACGATGAGATCATCGAGCTGAAGAAG TCATTACACATGCAGAAGAGTGATGTGGATCTGATGAGAACAAAGCTTCGGCGCTTAGAAGAGGAAAACAGCCGAAAGGACCGGCAGATAGAACAGCTCTTGGATCCGTCCCGA GGCCCGGATTTTGTTCGGACTCTGGCAGAGAAAAGGCCTGACACTGGCTGG GTGATCAACGGGCTGAAGCAGCGGATTCTCAAGCTGGAGCAGCAGTGCAAGGAGAAGGACAGCACCATCAA CAAACTGCAGACTGACATGAAGACCACCAACTTGGAGGAGATGAGGATCGCCATGGAGACGTATTACGAGGAG ATTCATCGTCTCCAGACTCTCCTGGCAAGTTCTGAAACGACAGGAAAGAA GCCTCCGGTGGAGAAGAAAATCGgccttaaaaagcagaaaaaaatgagcagTGCCTTCCTGAGCTTGTCCCGCAGCGTCCAGGAGCTCACGGAGGAGAACCAGAGCCTGAAGGAAGACCTGGACCGCATGCTGAGCAACTCCCCCACCATCTCCAAGATAAAGG ATTACGTGGAGTGGAGTAAGCCCCGGCTGCTCCGGCGGATCGCAGAGCTGGAGAAA AAAATGAGTTCGATGGAAAGCCTCAAATCCCACGCCTCAGAGGTGGTCAGGTCCAACCCTCCTGCTCACTCCGCGTCCAGCTCCGTGGGGCCCCGGCAGATGCGCCTGGACCGGCCAGACCGGCAGGAGGAGGGCGAGCGTCTGCGGGGGGCGGTGAAGAGCCTGAAAGGCGAGCGGAATGCCCTGCACACCCAGCTGCAGGAAAGGGA AGAAGAAATTCGAGCACTCACCAAGAAGTTTCGAGAattggaagaaatgaagaatgaagagGAAGATGACCGCGTGGAAATGACTCCTGAG ACCCAGGAAGAACCCCGGCCCCCAAGCCCCACCGTCAGACCCTCCCAGCTGGACTCGGAGCCGGGCCCGGGGCCCGACAGTGACTGGAGAGAGGGTGGCCCCTCCCGGCCACCCTCTGCCTGCTCTGCGGGGAGGAGAGACGCCGCGGCCCGGCTCCTGCAGAGCCGGTGGCAGGTGTACCGGCGCCAG aaaaataaggcTGTTCTGAGTGAG gcAGCTACCGTGCTGCAGGCGGCTTTCCGGGGGCACCTAGCGCGGGCGAAGCTGCTATCGAGCAGAGCGTGCGGCTCGCATCCCCCCAGCGTGCCAAGCCCTCCCAGCCAG GCCTCCCCCTCGCCCCACGTTCTGAGCCCCGTCGTCCAGGCCGGGGGTGACCCGGGGCAAGAGGaggccatcaccaccatccagtcCGTCTTCCGGGCACACCTGGCACGGGCCAGGCACAG TGCCACCGGTCAGAGAGCCACCGCTGCAGCGTGCACGGACAGATCTGCCTGGGCCCCGCACAGCGAACCCCtgtcctcacccctccctgcagCTTCTCCtggtgatttcatttcatttcggATTTCGT GTCAGGAAGACAGCGAGGGGAGCAGCGGGGAGCCGACGGAGGGGCCAGCTCCCGAGCATGAAGcacccaggggcccagggaagcCGGCAGCCCCGCCACCCGGCCCCG CGGAGCCCTCTCCCTCAGGGCTGCAGCCCGCCATGCCTCCACCCGCGGAGGAAGTGAACTCGGACGACTCGGACGAGGTCGTCTTGGCGCCGGCTCTGCCCACGAGGAAAACTGCCTCCCCGCCCCTCACGTGGTGA
- the IQCE gene encoding IQ domain-containing protein E isoform X7, protein MPLGSRMSLTPQKLWLGSSRQGSLTQALRSDLTLERAWTTPPSSTPDYLTEAVRMRRSNLRRSASHGSVPGTPIHREKEDMYDEIIELKKSLHMQKSDVDLMRTKLRRLEEENSRKDRQIEQLLDPSRGPDFVRTLAEKRPDTGWVINGLKQRILKLEQQCKEKDSTINKLQTDMKTTNLEEMRIAMETYYEEIHRLQTLLASSETTGKKPPVEKKIGLKKQKKMSSAFLSLSRSVQELTEENQSLKEDLDRMLSNSPTISKIKDYVEWSKPRLLRRIAELEKKMSSMESLKSHASEVVRSNPPAHSASSSVGPRQMRLDRPDRQEEGERLRGAVKSLKGERNALHTQLQERDLEVKQLLQTKADLQKELENMKEGEKERKEREEALREEIRALTKKFRELEEMKNEEEDDRVEMTPETQEEPRPPSPTVRPSQLDSEPGPGPDSDWREGGPSRPPSACSAGRRDAAARLLQSRWQVYRRQKNKAVLSEAATVLQAAFRGHLARAKLLSSRACGSHPPSVPSPPSQASPSPHVLSPVVQAGGDPGQEEAITTIQSVFRAHLARARHSATGQRATAAACTDRSAWAPHSEPLSSPLPAASPGDFISFRISCQEDSEGSSGEPTEGPAPEHEAPRGPGKPAAPPPGPAEPSPSGLQPAMPPPAEEVNSDDSDEVVLAPALPTRKTASPPLTW, encoded by the exons ATGCCCCTCGGCAGCAGAATGTCCTTGACCCCCCAGAAGCTGTGGCTGGGAAGCTCCAGGCAAG GAAGTCTGACCCAAGCCCTGAGATCAGACCTCACCTTGGAGCGTGCGTGGACCACCCCCCCCAGCAGCACCCCCGACTATCTGACAGAAGCCGTAAGAATGAGGAGGTCAAATCTCAGGCGTTCTGCCAGCCACG GCTCCGTCCCTGGGACCCCCATCCACAGAGAGAAGGAGGACATGTACGATGAGATCATCGAGCTGAAGAAG TCATTACACATGCAGAAGAGTGATGTGGATCTGATGAGAACAAAGCTTCGGCGCTTAGAAGAGGAAAACAGCCGAAAGGACCGGCAGATAGAACAGCTCTTGGATCCGTCCCGA GGCCCGGATTTTGTTCGGACTCTGGCAGAGAAAAGGCCTGACACTGGCTGG GTGATCAACGGGCTGAAGCAGCGGATTCTCAAGCTGGAGCAGCAGTGCAAGGAGAAGGACAGCACCATCAA CAAACTGCAGACTGACATGAAGACCACCAACTTGGAGGAGATGAGGATCGCCATGGAGACGTATTACGAGGAG ATTCATCGTCTCCAGACTCTCCTGGCAAGTTCTGAAACGACAGGAAAGAA GCCTCCGGTGGAGAAGAAAATCGgccttaaaaagcagaaaaaaatgagcagTGCCTTCCTGAGCTTGTCCCGCAGCGTCCAGGAGCTCACGGAGGAGAACCAGAGCCTGAAGGAAGACCTGGACCGCATGCTGAGCAACTCCCCCACCATCTCCAAGATAAAGG ATTACGTGGAGTGGAGTAAGCCCCGGCTGCTCCGGCGGATCGCAGAGCTGGAGAAA AAAATGAGTTCGATGGAAAGCCTCAAATCCCACGCCTCAGAGGTGGTCAGGTCCAACCCTCCTGCTCACTCCGCGTCCAGCTCCGTGGGGCCCCGGCAGATGCGCCTGGACCGGCCAGACCGGCAGGAGGAGGGCGAGCGTCTGCGGGGGGCGGTGAAGAGCCTGAAAGGCGAGCGGAATGCCCTGCACACCCAGCTGCAGGAAAGGGA TCTGGAAGTGAAGCAGCTCCTGCAGACAAAGGCGGATCTGCAGAAGGAGCTGGAAAACATGAAGGAgggtgagaaggagagaaaagagagagaggaggctttGAG AGAAGAAATTCGAGCACTCACCAAGAAGTTTCGAGAattggaagaaatgaagaatgaagagGAAGATGACCGCGTGGAAATGACTCCTGAG ACCCAGGAAGAACCCCGGCCCCCAAGCCCCACCGTCAGACCCTCCCAGCTGGACTCGGAGCCGGGCCCGGGGCCCGACAGTGACTGGAGAGAGGGTGGCCCCTCCCGGCCACCCTCTGCCTGCTCTGCGGGGAGGAGAGACGCCGCGGCCCGGCTCCTGCAGAGCCGGTGGCAGGTGTACCGGCGCCAG aaaaataaggcTGTTCTGAGTGAG gcAGCTACCGTGCTGCAGGCGGCTTTCCGGGGGCACCTAGCGCGGGCGAAGCTGCTATCGAGCAGAGCGTGCGGCTCGCATCCCCCCAGCGTGCCAAGCCCTCCCAGCCAG GCCTCCCCCTCGCCCCACGTTCTGAGCCCCGTCGTCCAGGCCGGGGGTGACCCGGGGCAAGAGGaggccatcaccaccatccagtcCGTCTTCCGGGCACACCTGGCACGGGCCAGGCACAG TGCCACCGGTCAGAGAGCCACCGCTGCAGCGTGCACGGACAGATCTGCCTGGGCCCCGCACAGCGAACCCCtgtcctcacccctccctgcagCTTCTCCtggtgatttcatttcatttcggATTTCGT GTCAGGAAGACAGCGAGGGGAGCAGCGGGGAGCCGACGGAGGGGCCAGCTCCCGAGCATGAAGcacccaggggcccagggaagcCGGCAGCCCCGCCACCCGGCCCCG CGGAGCCCTCTCCCTCAGGGCTGCAGCCCGCCATGCCTCCACCCGCGGAGGAAGTGAACTCGGACGACTCGGACGAGGTCGTCTTGGCGCCGGCTCTGCCCACGAGGAAAACTGCCTCCCCGCCCCTCACGTGGTGA
- the IQCE gene encoding IQ domain-containing protein E isoform X5 yields the protein MGDDSLSAITFDSDPEKLSAKAKRRSFHKPPPTSPKSPYHSKPRKVASWRALRTAASMPLGSRMSLTPQKLWLGSSRQGSLTQALRSDLTLERAWTTPPSSTPDYLTEAVRMRRSNLRRSASHGSVPGTPIHREKEDMYDEIIELKKSLHMQKSDVDLMRTKLRRLEEENSRKDRQIEQLLDPSRGPDFVRTLAEKRPDTGWVINGLKQRILKLEQQCKEKDSTINKLQTDMKTTNLEEMRIAMETYYEEIHRLQTLLASSETTGKKPPVEKKIGLKKQKKMSSAFLSLSRSVQELTEENQSLKEDLDRMLSNSPTISKIKDYVEWSKPRLLRRIAELEKKMSSMESLKSHASEVVRSNPPAHSASSSVGPRQMRLDRPDRQEEGERLRGAVKSLKGERNALHTQLQERDLEVKQLLQTKADLQKELENMKEGEKERKEREEALREEIRALTKKFRELEEMKNEEEDDRVEMTPETQEEPRPPSPTVRPSQLDSEPGPGPDSDWREGGPSRPPSACSAGRRDAAARLLQSRWQVYRRQKNKAVLSEAATVLQAAFRGHLARAKLLSSRACGSHPPSVPSPPSQASPSPHVLSPVVQAGGDPGQEEAITTIQSVFRAHLARARHSATGQRATAAACTDRSAWAPHSEPLSSPLPAASPGDFISFRISCQEDSEGSSGEPTEGPAPEHEAPRGPGKPAAPPPGPAEPSPSGLQPAMPPPAEEVNSDDSDEVVLAPALPTRKTASPPLTW from the exons ATG GGAGATGACAGTCTGTCTGCGATCACCTTTGACTCTGACCCTGAGAAGCTGAGTGCG AAAGCAAAGAGGAGAAGTTTCCACAAGCCTCCGCCCACATCGCCGA AGTCACCTTATCACTCTAAGCCGAGAAAAGTGGCCTCCTGGAGAGCTCTGAGGACAGCAGCGAGCATGCCCCTCGGCAGCAGAATGTCCTTGACCCCCCAGAAGCTGTGGCTGGGAAGCTCCAGGCAAG GAAGTCTGACCCAAGCCCTGAGATCAGACCTCACCTTGGAGCGTGCGTGGACCACCCCCCCCAGCAGCACCCCCGACTATCTGACAGAAGCCGTAAGAATGAGGAGGTCAAATCTCAGGCGTTCTGCCAGCCACG GCTCCGTCCCTGGGACCCCCATCCACAGAGAGAAGGAGGACATGTACGATGAGATCATCGAGCTGAAGAAG TCATTACACATGCAGAAGAGTGATGTGGATCTGATGAGAACAAAGCTTCGGCGCTTAGAAGAGGAAAACAGCCGAAAGGACCGGCAGATAGAACAGCTCTTGGATCCGTCCCGA GGCCCGGATTTTGTTCGGACTCTGGCAGAGAAAAGGCCTGACACTGGCTGG GTGATCAACGGGCTGAAGCAGCGGATTCTCAAGCTGGAGCAGCAGTGCAAGGAGAAGGACAGCACCATCAA CAAACTGCAGACTGACATGAAGACCACCAACTTGGAGGAGATGAGGATCGCCATGGAGACGTATTACGAGGAG ATTCATCGTCTCCAGACTCTCCTGGCAAGTTCTGAAACGACAGGAAAGAA GCCTCCGGTGGAGAAGAAAATCGgccttaaaaagcagaaaaaaatgagcagTGCCTTCCTGAGCTTGTCCCGCAGCGTCCAGGAGCTCACGGAGGAGAACCAGAGCCTGAAGGAAGACCTGGACCGCATGCTGAGCAACTCCCCCACCATCTCCAAGATAAAGG ATTACGTGGAGTGGAGTAAGCCCCGGCTGCTCCGGCGGATCGCAGAGCTGGAGAAA AAAATGAGTTCGATGGAAAGCCTCAAATCCCACGCCTCAGAGGTGGTCAGGTCCAACCCTCCTGCTCACTCCGCGTCCAGCTCCGTGGGGCCCCGGCAGATGCGCCTGGACCGGCCAGACCGGCAGGAGGAGGGCGAGCGTCTGCGGGGGGCGGTGAAGAGCCTGAAAGGCGAGCGGAATGCCCTGCACACCCAGCTGCAGGAAAGGGA TCTGGAAGTGAAGCAGCTCCTGCAGACAAAGGCGGATCTGCAGAAGGAGCTGGAAAACATGAAGGAgggtgagaaggagagaaaagagagagaggaggctttGAG AGAAGAAATTCGAGCACTCACCAAGAAGTTTCGAGAattggaagaaatgaagaatgaagagGAAGATGACCGCGTGGAAATGACTCCTGAG ACCCAGGAAGAACCCCGGCCCCCAAGCCCCACCGTCAGACCCTCCCAGCTGGACTCGGAGCCGGGCCCGGGGCCCGACAGTGACTGGAGAGAGGGTGGCCCCTCCCGGCCACCCTCTGCCTGCTCTGCGGGGAGGAGAGACGCCGCGGCCCGGCTCCTGCAGAGCCGGTGGCAGGTGTACCGGCGCCAG aaaaataaggcTGTTCTGAGTGAG gcAGCTACCGTGCTGCAGGCGGCTTTCCGGGGGCACCTAGCGCGGGCGAAGCTGCTATCGAGCAGAGCGTGCGGCTCGCATCCCCCCAGCGTGCCAAGCCCTCCCAGCCAG GCCTCCCCCTCGCCCCACGTTCTGAGCCCCGTCGTCCAGGCCGGGGGTGACCCGGGGCAAGAGGaggccatcaccaccatccagtcCGTCTTCCGGGCACACCTGGCACGGGCCAGGCACAG TGCCACCGGTCAGAGAGCCACCGCTGCAGCGTGCACGGACAGATCTGCCTGGGCCCCGCACAGCGAACCCCtgtcctcacccctccctgcagCTTCTCCtggtgatttcatttcatttcggATTTCGT GTCAGGAAGACAGCGAGGGGAGCAGCGGGGAGCCGACGGAGGGGCCAGCTCCCGAGCATGAAGcacccaggggcccagggaagcCGGCAGCCCCGCCACCCGGCCCCG CGGAGCCCTCTCCCTCAGGGCTGCAGCCCGCCATGCCTCCACCCGCGGAGGAAGTGAACTCGGACGACTCGGACGAGGTCGTCTTGGCGCCGGCTCTGCCCACGAGGAAAACTGCCTCCCCGCCCCTCACGTGGTGA